One Sulfurihydrogenibium subterraneum DSM 15120 DNA segment encodes these proteins:
- the pilO gene encoding type 4a pilus biogenesis protein PilO gives MDIKQQWESTPQWQKIFLVLATFGAIAYLIFASFISPKLEEYSNLEQEVNNLESTLNNLKAISNVKKEEALKLKLETLKKEIDENNKKLVDLSKIIPSDPKIEDVLRSITNFALSSGLVINSFKIEKEEDVYLFYDKESDTLKTVSKKQETGNAKESTQPIPKEALTVKKVYLSSNLSGGINQVRNFLNYLSNSERLIIVESLSIKKEVSKSLNFNVNYVIYYMPEEVNQ, from the coding sequence ATGGATATAAAGCAACAATGGGAATCAACACCACAATGGCAAAAGATTTTCTTAGTATTGGCCACCTTTGGAGCGATAGCGTATTTGATTTTCGCGTCTTTTATTTCTCCAAAATTAGAAGAATACTCGAACTTAGAACAGGAAGTAAATAATTTAGAAAGTACTCTTAATAATTTAAAAGCTATTTCTAATGTAAAAAAAGAAGAAGCTCTTAAATTAAAATTAGAAACTTTAAAAAAAGAAATAGATGAAAACAATAAAAAATTAGTTGATTTATCAAAAATAATACCCTCTGATCCAAAAATAGAAGATGTGTTGAGATCAATAACAAATTTTGCATTGTCATCTGGTTTGGTAATAAACTCTTTTAAAATAGAAAAAGAAGAAGATGTTTACTTGTTTTATGATAAAGAAAGTGATACTTTAAAAACAGTTTCTAAAAAACAAGAAACAGGGAATGCTAAAGAGTCAACTCAACCAATTCCAAAAGAGGCTTTAACTGTGAAAAAAGTTTATCTTTCATCAAACTTAAGTGGAGGAATAAATCAGGTTAGGAACTTTTTGAATTATTTATCAAACTCTGAAAGGCTTATAATAGTTGAATCTCTATCTATTAAAAAAGAGGTTTCTAAGTCATTAAACTTTAATGTAAACTATGTTATTTACTATATGCCTGAGGAGGTAAATCAATGA
- a CDS encoding PilN domain-containing protein — MIKIDLNPKRKKKAIPLKKIQIPALKLPEIGKNSFLIVIVGGISFILMEFAYLFYLSNRISSLQEKKIQIGSEISKLKEYEKKLKEIEKLVSSLEQQKEKLLLKIKTFEYVSQYKKPLTPKLNLLVQSLPDGVWLENIELAFAEAKVKGNSLNPENISVYYKNLNAFYNIISFNGTEKKVSPINNIYYSFEFNLKGFKQK; from the coding sequence ATGATAAAAATAGATTTAAATCCAAAAAGAAAAAAGAAAGCAATTCCTTTAAAAAAAATCCAAATACCAGCTCTAAAACTACCAGAAATAGGAAAAAATAGTTTTTTAATTGTAATTGTTGGAGGAATATCTTTTATATTAATGGAATTTGCTTATCTATTTTATTTAAGTAATAGGATATCTTCCTTGCAAGAGAAAAAAATACAAATAGGATCAGAAATTAGTAAATTAAAAGAATATGAAAAAAAATTAAAAGAAATAGAAAAACTTGTTTCTTCATTAGAACAACAAAAAGAAAAACTTTTATTGAAAATCAAAACTTTTGAATACGTTTCTCAATATAAAAAACCTTTAACTCCTAAATTAAATTTATTAGTACAAAGTTTACCGGATGGAGTTTGGTTAGAAAATATAGAGTTAGCTTTCGCAGAAGCAAAAGTGAAAGGTAACAGTCTAAATCCAGAAAACATATCTGTTTATTATAAAAATTTAAATGCTTTTTATAACATCATTAGTTTTAACGGAACTGAAAAAAAAGTATCACCTATTAATAATATTTATTATAGCTTTGAATTTAATTTAAAAGGTTTTAAACAGAAGTGA
- the pilM gene encoding type IV pilus biogenesis protein PilM — MINLPKIGLGRSSDFYNGIEVDTDYVRVGILKKENEIIEIPIMPFEFEVTGDNNQDGRILKDELERRGLKIKSASFSIPMSSVLYKTLHLPKVSEKELIDAIEWNIKEDIENFKAETHYDWDIISSDSEFLNILVVITKKEAIERIIEISEVSGVGVDIIDTVGTSLLNLALMQKGKIEKNREEKNICIIHLDKNDSFMIFSNNNLVLQPLDFNPRMYENFNPDEKEQEVIRLINEINYFFLTINEPRIIYTSGYFAKYPEIKAYMQLKFSTRFVLEDLDPVLALNINYQGSFPLGIYNNVISLAYRGLL, encoded by the coding sequence ATGATTAATCTACCTAAAATAGGATTAGGGAGATCCAGTGATTTTTATAACGGTATAGAAGTTGATACTGATTATGTAAGAGTAGGGATCTTAAAAAAAGAAAATGAAATCATAGAAATCCCTATAATGCCTTTTGAGTTTGAAGTAACTGGAGATAATAACCAAGATGGTAGAATCTTAAAAGATGAGTTGGAAAGAAGAGGTTTAAAGATAAAATCTGCATCTTTTAGTATACCTATGTCATCTGTTTTATATAAAACCTTACATCTTCCCAAAGTTAGTGAGAAAGAGTTAATCGATGCTATAGAATGGAATATAAAAGAAGACATAGAAAATTTTAAAGCGGAAACCCACTATGATTGGGATATTATTTCATCAGATAGTGAATTTTTGAATATTTTAGTAGTTATTACTAAAAAAGAAGCCATAGAAAGAATTATAGAAATTTCTGAAGTTTCTGGTGTTGGTGTAGATATTATTGACACTGTTGGTACTTCTTTATTAAATTTAGCATTAATGCAAAAAGGGAAGATTGAAAAAAATAGAGAAGAAAAAAATATATGTATTATTCATCTTGACAAAAATGACTCATTTATGATTTTTTCTAATAATAATTTAGTTCTTCAACCTTTGGATTTTAATCCTAGAATGTATGAAAACTTTAATCCGGATGAAAAAGAACAGGAGGTTATAAGACTAATAAACGAAATTAACTATTTTTTCTTAACTATTAACGAACCTAGAATAATATATACATCCGGATACTTTGCAAAGTACCCTGAGATAAAAGCGTATATGCAACTTAAATTTTCTACAAGGTTTGTATTAGAAGATTTAGATCCGGTTTTAGCTTTGAACATAAACTATCAAGGTTCATTTCCTTTAGGGATTTATAACAACGTAATAAGTTTAGCATATAGAGGTTTGCTATGA
- the ppsA gene encoding phosphoenolpyruvate synthase, with protein MKKLVMWLNEVGMEDIELVGGKNASLGEMIKGLSSIGIKVPMGFVVTSAAYWHFVDHNNLRDKIREILTGLDPNNIGDLSKRGLTIRELIKGGTFPEDLKNEILKAYEELSKMYNQFRVDVAVRSSATAEDLPNASFAGQQDTYLNIKGDETLLSAIKSCFASLFTDRAISYREAFKFDHFAIGLAVGVQKMVRSDLASSGVSFSIDSDSGFKDVVLINASYGLGEMVVQGAVTPDEFLVFKPTLKEGYEAIIEKKLGRKTHKMVYGTTPDERTKIVAVSKEEQMKFSLTDEEVLKLARWVMAIEEYYSNKYGKWTPMDVEWAKDGELNELFIVQARPETVHSQKDHSKIVTYKITEPYESRINKRVIEGIAVGDKVAFGKVRILHDLEDAKDFQPGEVLVTDMTDPDWEPIMKKAAAIVTNKGGRTCHAAIVARELGVPAVVGAGNATEVLENGDKVTVSCAEGERGYVYRGKVEYEIEEFDLRNLPKTKTPIMMNVASPEGAFDFSFLPNAGVGLAREEFIINNYISIHPLALIKFDEIKQKDPQLAEKIEDLTFGYENKEEYYVKKLSYGIAKIAAAFYPKPVIVRFSDFKSNEYANLLGGKYFEPEEENPMIGFRGASRYYSDFFKPAFGLECKAILRVRNKMGLKNVIVMVPFCRTPEEAKKVLEVMEEYGLKKGENGLQVYVMCELPSNVILADQFAEYFDGFSIGSNDLTQLTLGLDRDSSLVAHLYDERNEAVKRMIAQVIKVAKEKGKKIGICGQGPSDYPEFAQFLVEQGIDTISINPDSIIKTTIAIHEIEQKLGK; from the coding sequence ATGAAAAAGTTAGTAATGTGGCTTAATGAAGTAGGAATGGAAGATATAGAGCTTGTTGGTGGTAAAAATGCTTCTTTAGGAGAGATGATTAAAGGTCTTTCTTCTATCGGAATCAAAGTTCCTATGGGCTTTGTCGTAACTTCAGCGGCCTACTGGCATTTTGTTGATCACAATAATCTCAGGGACAAAATTAGAGAAATTTTAACGGGCTTAGATCCAAACAATATAGGAGATTTGTCAAAAAGAGGGCTTACAATAAGAGAGCTTATAAAAGGTGGAACTTTTCCTGAAGATTTAAAAAATGAAATTTTAAAAGCTTATGAAGAGTTAAGTAAGATGTACAACCAATTTAGAGTTGATGTTGCTGTTAGGTCTTCCGCCACAGCTGAGGACTTACCAAACGCATCTTTTGCAGGTCAGCAGGATACTTACCTTAACATAAAAGGAGACGAAACTTTACTGTCTGCCATTAAAAGTTGTTTTGCATCTTTATTTACAGATAGAGCTATCTCTTACAGAGAGGCATTTAAGTTTGACCACTTTGCAATAGGTCTTGCTGTTGGCGTTCAAAAGATGGTTAGGTCAGACCTTGCATCTTCTGGTGTATCTTTCTCAATAGACTCTGACAGTGGATTTAAAGACGTAGTCCTTATAAACGCTTCTTACGGACTTGGTGAGATGGTAGTTCAGGGTGCTGTTACTCCAGATGAGTTTTTAGTATTTAAACCAACCTTAAAAGAAGGTTATGAAGCAATTATAGAGAAAAAGTTAGGTAGAAAAACCCATAAAATGGTCTACGGAACAACTCCAGATGAAAGAACAAAGATAGTAGCTGTTTCAAAAGAAGAACAGATGAAGTTTTCTCTTACAGACGAAGAAGTTTTAAAACTTGCCAGATGGGTTATGGCAATTGAAGAGTATTACTCTAACAAGTACGGAAAATGGACTCCAATGGACGTAGAATGGGCAAAAGATGGAGAGTTAAATGAGTTATTTATAGTTCAGGCAAGACCAGAAACAGTTCATTCTCAAAAAGACCACTCTAAAATAGTAACATACAAAATAACAGAGCCTTACGAATCAAGGATAAATAAAAGAGTTATAGAAGGAATAGCTGTTGGAGATAAAGTAGCCTTTGGTAAAGTTAGAATACTTCATGACTTAGAAGATGCGAAAGATTTTCAACCAGGAGAAGTATTAGTGACAGATATGACAGACCCAGACTGGGAACCTATAATGAAAAAAGCTGCTGCAATAGTTACAAACAAAGGGGGAAGAACGTGCCACGCAGCTATTGTTGCAAGAGAATTAGGTGTTCCAGCAGTTGTAGGGGCTGGTAATGCAACTGAAGTACTTGAAAATGGAGATAAAGTAACCGTATCATGTGCAGAAGGTGAAAGAGGATATGTATATAGAGGAAAAGTTGAGTATGAAATAGAGGAATTTGACTTAAGAAATCTTCCAAAAACAAAAACTCCTATTATGATGAACGTTGCATCGCCAGAAGGAGCATTTGACTTTTCATTTTTACCTAATGCGGGTGTAGGACTTGCAAGGGAAGAATTTATAATAAACAACTACATATCAATACACCCTCTTGCTCTTATTAAGTTTGACGAAATAAAACAAAAAGACCCACAGTTAGCAGAAAAAATAGAAGACTTGACATTTGGATATGAAAACAAAGAAGAGTATTACGTTAAAAAACTATCTTACGGTATAGCAAAAATAGCAGCAGCATTCTATCCAAAACCTGTAATAGTAAGATTCTCTGACTTTAAATCAAACGAGTATGCAAACCTTTTAGGTGGAAAATATTTTGAACCAGAAGAAGAAAACCCAATGATAGGATTTAGAGGAGCTTCAAGGTATTATTCAGACTTCTTTAAACCAGCTTTCGGATTAGAGTGTAAAGCTATTTTAAGAGTAAGAAACAAGATGGGATTAAAAAACGTTATAGTTATGGTTCCTTTCTGTAGAACTCCTGAAGAAGCAAAGAAGGTCCTAGAAGTAATGGAAGAGTATGGTCTCAAAAAAGGAGAAAACGGTTTACAAGTATACGTAATGTGTGAGCTTCCATCTAACGTTATACTTGCAGACCAATTTGCAGAGTATTTTGATGGATTTTCAATAGGCTCTAACGACTTAACACAGTTAACTCTTGGATTAGACAGAGACTCCTCCTTAGTAGCTCATTTATACGACGAGAGAAACGAAGCTGTTAAAAGAATGATAGCACAGGTTATAAAAGTAGCAAAAGAAAAAGGTAAAAAGATAGGAATATGTGGTCAAGGACCGTCTGACTATCCAGAGTTTGCACAATTTTTAGTAGAGCAAGGAATAGATACTATATCCATAAACCCAGATTCAATAATAAAAACAACAATCGCAATTCACGAGATAGAACAAAAGTTAGGAAAGTAA
- the glyS gene encoding glycine--tRNA ligase subunit beta, whose product MKTYLLEIGCEELPPKVILTYKEFLKQYAEESFKEFFEYGSPENIKIFATPRRLAVLIKNLKEKQPPKQQIILGPPYKVAVDQEGKFTKAALSFAQKNNIPLENLQKIQNEKGEYLGAVILQEGKDLKHHVSEVIPNLFKSFPQLKSMVWNDSGYRFPRPIRWIVSLLDDEVIPFSVAGVNADRYTHLHRFMTASVGRGEKKQINHSLEYEEITKLGFIIANFEDRKNAIKTQYEGFARSLDAQIIEDSDLIDEITCLTEFPVGILGDFSPEYLTLPDEVIITVCKHHQRYLNFKKNGRLIPKFLAFSNIAVKDRDIIKNGYEKVLRARLEDALFFYKEDLKVKLEENIEKLKGIQFHEKLGSLYDKVLRNLQLAKTIAKELGYKEEAKIERAVLLSKADLLTNMVKEFDELQGIMGMYYALKQGEDEEVAKAIYEHYLPKTADDDLPQTILGTILALADKIDTVVSFFSIGEIPKASADPFAVRRNAIGIVRLLVEKEIDIDLSNIIKDEKVLDFLIGRLESYLQGKGYRTDIINAVISLKDANLYRNYLKVNALSKITNLPDYESIIQVFKRVGNIIPEGFKADLDKSLLQNPYEKELSDKVSVVKDEYLKLIENKNYEEALGKLIELKPFIDRFFDNVMIMVEDEKVKQNRLALLKQIDDLFKYIGDFTKIVGG is encoded by the coding sequence ATGAAAACGTACCTGCTTGAAATAGGTTGTGAAGAATTACCTCCAAAAGTAATTCTAACATATAAAGAGTTTTTAAAACAATATGCAGAAGAATCTTTTAAAGAATTTTTTGAGTATGGTTCTCCAGAGAATATAAAAATTTTTGCAACTCCAAGAAGATTAGCAGTCTTAATAAAAAACCTAAAAGAAAAACAACCACCAAAACAGCAAATAATACTTGGACCTCCTTATAAAGTAGCAGTTGACCAAGAAGGTAAGTTTACAAAAGCAGCTCTATCCTTTGCCCAGAAAAACAACATTCCTCTTGAAAATCTTCAAAAAATCCAAAACGAAAAAGGTGAGTACTTAGGAGCTGTAATACTGCAAGAAGGTAAAGATTTAAAACACCACGTATCAGAAGTTATCCCTAATCTGTTTAAAAGTTTTCCACAACTTAAATCTATGGTTTGGAACGATTCAGGATATAGATTCCCAAGACCGATTAGATGGATTGTGTCCCTTTTAGACGATGAAGTTATTCCCTTTTCTGTTGCAGGTGTAAACGCAGATAGATACACGCATCTTCACAGATTTATGACAGCTTCCGTTGGAAGAGGAGAGAAAAAACAGATAAACCACAGTCTTGAGTATGAAGAGATAACAAAACTTGGATTTATAATAGCAAATTTTGAAGATAGAAAAAACGCTATAAAAACCCAATACGAAGGTTTTGCAAGGTCTTTAGACGCTCAAATTATAGAAGATAGCGATTTAATAGATGAGATAACCTGCCTAACAGAATTTCCAGTAGGTATATTAGGAGATTTTTCTCCAGAGTATCTTACATTGCCTGATGAGGTTATTATAACAGTGTGTAAACACCACCAAAGATACTTAAATTTTAAGAAAAATGGAAGATTAATTCCAAAATTCTTAGCCTTTTCAAACATAGCTGTAAAAGATAGGGATATTATAAAAAACGGATATGAAAAGGTTTTAAGAGCAAGACTTGAAGATGCATTATTCTTCTACAAAGAAGACCTAAAAGTAAAGCTTGAAGAAAACATAGAAAAGTTAAAAGGTATTCAATTCCACGAAAAGTTAGGTTCTCTTTACGATAAAGTGTTAAGGAACCTACAGCTTGCTAAAACTATAGCAAAGGAGCTGGGTTATAAAGAAGAAGCAAAAATAGAAAGAGCTGTTTTACTTTCTAAAGCAGACCTACTTACAAATATGGTTAAAGAGTTTGATGAGCTTCAAGGAATAATGGGAATGTACTATGCACTAAAACAAGGGGAAGATGAAGAAGTTGCAAAGGCAATATACGAGCATTATCTACCTAAGACAGCAGATGATGACCTTCCTCAGACAATCCTTGGAACAATCCTTGCCCTTGCAGATAAAATAGATACAGTGGTGTCATTCTTTAGTATAGGTGAAATACCAAAAGCTTCAGCAGACCCATTTGCAGTCAGAAGAAATGCAATAGGTATAGTTAGACTACTTGTAGAAAAAGAAATAGATATAGACTTATCTAACATCATAAAAGATGAAAAAGTTTTAGACTTTCTAATAGGAAGACTTGAAAGCTATCTTCAAGGTAAAGGCTATAGAACTGATATTATAAACGCAGTCATATCTTTGAAAGATGCTAACCTTTACAGAAATTATCTAAAGGTAAATGCCTTAAGTAAAATCACAAATCTACCTGATTATGAAAGTATTATTCAAGTGTTTAAACGAGTTGGAAATATAATTCCAGAAGGTTTTAAAGCAGATTTGGATAAATCTTTACTACAAAATCCTTATGAAAAAGAACTCTCCGATAAAGTATCAGTTGTAAAAGATGAATACTTAAAATTAATTGAAAATAAAAACTACGAAGAAGCCTTGGGAAAGTTGATAGAGTTAAAACCGTTTATAGACAGATTTTTTGACAACGTTATGATTATGGTAGAAGATGAAAAAGTAAAGCAAAATAGATTAGCCCTATTAAAACAGATAGACGATTTATTTAAATACATAGGAGATTTTACAAAAATAGTAGGAGGTTGA
- a CDS encoding glycine--tRNA ligase subunit alpha, whose translation MTFQDIILSLQRFWVDKGCILWQPYDIEVGAGTMNPATFLRVLGPEPWNVCYVEPSRRPKDGRYGENPNRLQHYYQFQVILKPAPENPQELYLESLTHLGIDLTKHDIRFVEDDWESPTLGAWGLGWEVWLDGMEITQFTYFQQAGSLDLPQISVEITYGLERIATYLQKVDSVYDIVWSEGLTYGDIYKEAERQWSIHNFEVVDIEFLYKTFDMYEQQGYKLIEKNLPIPAYDYALKCSHTFNLLDARGALSVNERARYIARVRNLAKECAKAFVSHREELGYPLIKKSRSSNENVPA comes from the coding sequence ATGACATTTCAGGATATTATACTGTCATTACAAAGGTTCTGGGTGGATAAGGGATGTATCTTATGGCAACCTTACGATATAGAGGTAGGAGCTGGAACGATGAACCCAGCTACCTTTTTAAGAGTGTTAGGACCAGAGCCTTGGAACGTTTGCTACGTAGAACCTTCAAGAAGACCTAAGGACGGAAGATACGGAGAAAATCCAAATAGATTACAACACTACTACCAATTTCAAGTTATTTTAAAACCAGCTCCTGAAAATCCTCAAGAGTTATACTTAGAAAGTCTTACACACCTTGGAATAGACCTTACAAAACACGACATTAGATTTGTAGAAGATGACTGGGAAAGTCCAACTCTTGGAGCTTGGGGACTTGGATGGGAAGTTTGGCTTGACGGAATGGAGATAACCCAGTTTACGTACTTCCAACAAGCAGGTAGTTTAGACCTTCCTCAAATTAGTGTAGAGATAACTTATGGTCTTGAAAGAATAGCAACTTACCTACAAAAAGTTGACAGCGTTTACGATATAGTCTGGAGTGAAGGACTTACCTACGGAGATATTTATAAAGAAGCTGAAAGACAGTGGTCTATTCATAACTTTGAAGTTGTAGATATTGAGTTTCTGTATAAGACTTTTGATATGTACGAACAGCAGGGCTATAAACTTATAGAAAAAAATCTTCCAATACCTGCATATGATTATGCTTTAAAATGTTCTCATACGTTTAATCTTCTTGATGCAAGGGGAGCTCTATCTGTAAACGAAAGGGCAAGGTATATAGCAAGGGTTAGAAACCTTGCAAAAGAGTGTGCAAAAGCCTTTGTATCCCACAGAGAAGAACTTGGTTATCCTTTAATAAAAAAGTCAAGGAGCAGTAATGAAAACGTACCTGCTTGA
- a CDS encoding radical SAM protein has translation MYKYIFGPVLSRRFGLSLGIDLSPEKKSCNFDCLYCELEKAKPVDKIEKEPPPDDIIKEIQDYLSKNQYPDVITTTANGEPTLYTRLNELIDKLNKIKGSSKTLILSNGSTINNPTVREALKKFDIVKLSLDAADQKTFEKIDRPLKGIKIDDIIKGMISFRKEYKGSLILEVLVVKHINDKKEVIEKIVETAKKINPDRIDISTVDRPPAYRVFPVDNQTLYEIAKMFEGLNVNVATRKAGGLVQKVHLDKEDIIKTFKNRAYTENDIETLFDEETKKYISELLSQNQLKIYSVANLKFIKAV, from the coding sequence ATGTATAAATACATATTTGGACCTGTTTTATCAAGAAGGTTTGGTTTATCTCTCGGGATAGACCTTTCTCCCGAGAAAAAAAGTTGCAACTTTGACTGTTTATACTGTGAGCTTGAAAAAGCAAAACCCGTTGATAAAATAGAAAAAGAGCCACCACCAGATGATATTATAAAAGAAATACAGGACTATCTTTCTAAAAATCAGTATCCTGACGTTATTACAACAACAGCAAATGGAGAGCCTACTCTTTACACCAGATTAAACGAGCTTATAGATAAGTTAAATAAGATAAAAGGTTCATCAAAAACTTTAATTTTATCAAACGGTAGCACAATAAATAACCCTACTGTAAGAGAAGCTCTTAAAAAGTTTGATATAGTAAAACTTTCTTTAGATGCAGCAGACCAAAAAACATTTGAAAAAATAGACAGACCATTAAAAGGAATAAAGATAGATGATATTATTAAAGGAATGATATCTTTTAGAAAAGAGTATAAGGGAAGCCTTATCTTAGAAGTCCTTGTAGTAAAACATATTAACGATAAAAAAGAAGTGATAGAAAAGATAGTAGAAACTGCTAAAAAGATAAATCCAGACAGAATAGATATATCTACAGTGGATAGACCTCCTGCTTACAGAGTTTTTCCAGTGGACAATCAAACCCTTTACGAAATTGCTAAAATGTTTGAAGGTTTAAACGTAAACGTTGCAACAAGAAAAGCAGGTGGATTAGTCCAAAAAGTTCACTTAGACAAAGAAGACATTATAAAAACTTTTAAAAATAGAGCTTATACCGAAAACGATATAGAAACATTGTTTGATGAGGAAACGAAAAAGTACATATCAGAGCTTCTATCTCAAAATCAGCTTAAAATCTACTCTGTAGCTAACTTAAAATTCATAAAAGCAGTTTAA